Proteins from a single region of Bradyrhizobium diazoefficiens:
- the shc gene encoding squalene--hopene cyclase, with product MDSVNATSREAQESRILESGILESKVLESSIASATQGVLGLQQPDGHWVFELEADCTIPAEYILLRHYLAEPVDAVLEAKIGNYLRRVQGAHGGWPLVHDGEFDMSASVKAYFALKMIGDAVDAPHMVRAREAIHARGGAIHSNVFTRFLLATFGVVTWRAVPVLPIEIVLLPFWSPFHLNKISYWARTTMVPLMVIAALKPRAKNPKGVGIDELFLQDPRSIGMTAKAPHQSMAWFVLFRALDGILRVVEPMFPKSLRQRAIDAALAFIEERLNGEDGMGAIYPPMANIVMMYDALGKDETYPPRAITRRGLDKLLVVKGDEAYCQPCVSPVWDTTLTAHALLEAGGDKAVPAAKQGLDWLIPKQELEVKGDWAVKRPDVRPGGWAFQYNNAYYPDLDDTAVVVMSMDRMRREHGATGYDTAIDRGREWIEGMQSDDGGWAAFDVNNLEYYLNNIPFSDHGALLDPPTEDVTARCISMLAQLGQTATTSKHVVDGVAYLRKTQHPEGSWYGRWGMNFIYGTWSVLCALNMAGVDHNDPMIRKAAAWLASIQNKDGGWGEDAKSYRLDYKGWEAAPSTASQTAWALLGLMAAGEVDHPAVARGVEYLIATQNEKGLWDESRYTATGFPRVFYLRYHGYPKFFPLWALARYRNLRSTNSRVVGVGM from the coding sequence GCCGAATACATCCTGCTGCGCCACTATCTTGCCGAGCCCGTCGACGCGGTGCTCGAGGCCAAGATCGGCAACTATCTGCGTCGCGTCCAGGGCGCCCATGGCGGCTGGCCCCTGGTGCATGACGGCGAATTCGACATGAGCGCCAGCGTGAAAGCCTATTTCGCGCTCAAGATGATCGGTGATGCCGTGGACGCGCCGCACATGGTGCGTGCGCGCGAGGCGATCCACGCGCGCGGTGGTGCTATTCATAGCAACGTCTTCACCCGCTTCCTGCTTGCGACGTTCGGCGTGGTGACCTGGCGTGCGGTGCCGGTGCTGCCGATCGAGATCGTGCTGCTGCCGTTCTGGTCGCCGTTCCACCTCAACAAGATCTCCTACTGGGCGCGCACCACCATGGTGCCGTTGATGGTGATCGCTGCGCTGAAGCCGCGCGCGAAGAATCCGAAGGGCGTCGGCATCGACGAGCTGTTCCTTCAGGATCCGCGCTCGATCGGCATGACTGCGAAGGCGCCGCACCAGAGCATGGCCTGGTTCGTGCTGTTCCGTGCGCTCGACGGCATCTTGCGTGTGGTCGAGCCGATGTTTCCGAAGAGCCTGCGCCAGCGCGCCATCGACGCCGCGCTCGCCTTCATCGAGGAGCGGCTCAACGGCGAGGACGGCATGGGCGCGATCTATCCGCCCATGGCCAACATCGTCATGATGTACGACGCGCTCGGCAAGGACGAGACCTATCCGCCACGCGCGATCACGCGCCGGGGCCTCGACAAGCTGCTCGTCGTCAAGGGCGACGAGGCTTATTGCCAGCCTTGCGTTTCGCCGGTGTGGGACACGACGCTGACGGCGCACGCGCTGCTCGAAGCCGGCGGTGACAAGGCCGTGCCTGCGGCCAAGCAGGGGCTCGACTGGTTGATCCCCAAGCAGGAGCTCGAGGTGAAGGGCGATTGGGCGGTGAAGCGGCCCGACGTGCGCCCGGGCGGCTGGGCCTTCCAGTACAACAATGCCTATTATCCTGACCTCGACGACACCGCTGTCGTGGTGATGTCGATGGATCGCATGCGCCGGGAGCACGGTGCGACCGGCTATGACACCGCGATCGACCGCGGCCGGGAGTGGATCGAGGGCATGCAGAGCGACGACGGCGGCTGGGCTGCCTTCGACGTCAACAACCTCGAATATTACCTGAACAACATTCCGTTCTCCGACCACGGCGCACTGCTCGATCCGCCGACCGAGGACGTCACCGCGCGCTGCATCTCGATGCTGGCCCAACTCGGCCAGACCGCGACAACCAGCAAGCACGTCGTCGACGGCGTCGCCTATCTGCGCAAGACCCAGCACCCTGAAGGGTCCTGGTACGGCCGCTGGGGCATGAACTTCATCTATGGAACCTGGTCGGTGCTCTGCGCCCTCAACATGGCCGGCGTCGATCACAACGACCCCATGATTCGGAAAGCCGCGGCCTGGCTGGCCTCGATCCAGAACAAGGATGGTGGCTGGGGCGAGGACGCCAAGAGCTACCGGCTCGACTACAAGGGCTGGGAGGCCGCCCCTTCGACCGCTTCGCAAACGGCATGGGCCTTGCTTGGCTTGATGGCTGCTGGCGAGGTTGATCACCCCGCCGTCGCGCGCGGGGTGGAGTACCTGATTGCAACACAGAACGAAAAAGGACTGTGGGATGAAAGCCGCTACACCGCCACAGGCTTCCCCCGTGTGTTCTATCTGCGGTATCATGGTTACCCGAAGTTCTTCCCGCTGTGGGCACTGGCGCGATATCGGAACTTGCGGAGCACCAACAGCAGGGTGGTAGGGGTCGGGATGTGA